In Chelmon rostratus isolate fCheRos1 chromosome 9, fCheRos1.pri, whole genome shotgun sequence, the following proteins share a genomic window:
- the tmem35 gene encoding transmembrane protein 35A yields the protein MASPRTITIVALSFALGLFFVFMGTIKLTPRLSKDAYSEMKRAYKSYAKALPGLKKIGISSVLLRKIIGSLEVGCGIVLTLVPGRPKDVANFLLLLVMLAVLFFHQLVGDPLKRYAHALVFGILLTCRLLIARQSDDRPEREDSREEQHVNDQEKNKVKQS from the exons ATGGCCTCACCAAGGACAATAACTATTGTGGCCCTTTCGTTTGCTCTGGGTTTATTTTTCGTATTTATGGGGACGATTAAGCTCACTCCGAGACTAAGCAAAGACGCATACAGTGAAATG aAAAGGGCATACAAGAGCTATGCCAAAGCACTTCCAGGCCTGAAAAAGATTGGGATCAGCTCAGTCCTGCTTCGTAAGATCATTGGCTCTCTGGAGGTGGGCTGCGGTATTGTGCTCACCCTTGTGCCGGGCAGGCCGAAGGATGTGGCCAACTTCTTGCTTCTGCTTGTCATGTTGGCTGTCCTGTTCTTCCACCAGCTAGTAGGAGACCCCCTGAAACGGTACGCCCACGCTCTAGTCTTTGGTATTCTGCTCACCTGCCGACTGCTTATTGCCCGTCAGAGTGATGACCGGCcggagagagaggacagcagagaggaacagcACGTCAATGACCAGGAAAAGAACAAGGTCAAGCAATCTTAA
- the cenpi gene encoding centromere protein I: MAAKLNLSGPSDSDTSSPNDQTVSSLNGNRSLRVAEKERRRGEAEDPFVLGLKYFSDVEAGTPVYGNDELERNLVQVEKVAYSKGLFPEAISIMLEFAMSLRMGTTLCARVLKCLIPATVVPQEAVVRAVVWLGVGKIPISTQVLFIKWVLTIFDMIDAKDQLRAIYGFIFSFVTEENLCPFICHLLYLLTRKESVRVFRVRKLLELQSKLGRQPFLLHLLSLYKVFCPELVTLSIPTRMRSGFRNHNSPWKSALIGVQKRNNYQVDSRISVAFMVKDKTNSRKRKHSHLELPTLSSVVNKQAQTALSCSRKVVPLVQLHSFAQLLENMHRIELPAQMGSLLGSSLALQYLDCVQDESALLRLNFWLGYALHEEFLFCSDGGASHNSEEVLQFLNTLLSTQHFLQEGFSSSEAFLYKFLNVWDGSLFRPQILGLLSNIPVVPSSQIGRLLFEPLMQLFFTSSMFFKCGLMECLNNMLLKWLTWHSVYALENDLDISLNSHTSINMTLSGFKDSVLELVHFVGRLASVGLQLEGCNSLLLSFILDFYDTVCDMFLKYGLPLVVMPPPGVFYPALFATDPVSVDRLAYIMYRYKVNLTSAKSQEKLTEQAFHISRQTFREFNHYVVVMVNCLWNSKLFQPGMDVQLGEELLLKSNVPQYWTSFDLIHHPAFMSYAVDFHQKCWPGRKDMDLNSIKHSKPWSWYLEYLFTQGYDGLKQFVQSNISRQLTTSDGQDGSLSTQQR, from the exons ATGGCAGCAAAACTAAACCTTTCGGGGCCGTCGGACTCAGACACGTCTTCTCCAAACGACCAAACTGTGTCCAGCTTGAACGGCAACCGAAGTCTGAGAGTcgcagaaaaggagagaaggagaggcgAGGCGGAGGACCCGTTTGTTCTGGGCCTGAAGTACTTCTCTGACG TTGAAGCAGGTACTCCTGTGTATGGGAATGATGAGCTGGAGAGGAACCTGGTGCAGGTGGAGAAGGTGGCCTACAGTAAAGGCCTTTTTCCAGAAGCCATCTCTATTATGCTGGAGTTTGCCATGAGCCTCCGTATGG GGACGACTCTGTGTGCCCGGGTGCTGAAGTGTCTGATTCCTGCCACTGTGGTGCCGCAGGAGGCTGTCGTTCGAGCAGTGGTTTGGCTAGGTGTTGGCAAAATACCTATCAGCACACAA GTTCTTTTCATAAAGTGGGTGTTGACCATTTTTGACATGATTGATGCAAAGGACCAACTTCGAGCAATCTACGGCTTCATCTTCAGCTTCGTCACAGAGGAAAATCTG TGTCCTTTCATCTGTCATCTGTTGTACCTTTTGACCAGAAAGGAAAGTG TGCGAGTCTTCAGAGTAAGGAAGCTACTGGAGCTACAGTCTAAACTG GGAAGGCAGCCGTTCCTCCTGCACCTACTGTCACTTTACAAAGTGTTTTGTCCTGAGCTGGTGACGCTCTCCATTCCAACACGAATGAGG AGTGGGTTTAGGAACCACAATTCCCCCTGGAAATCAGCACTGATTGGTGTCCAGAAGAGGAACAATTACCAGGTCGACTCCAGGATCAGTGTGGCCTTCATGGTTAAAGATAAGACCAACTCAAGGAAAAGG AAACACAGCCACCTGGAACTGCCGACATTGAGTTCTGTAGTCAATAAACAGGCTCAGACTGCGttgtcctgcagcagaaagGTGGTCCCCCTAGTGCAGCTCCACTCCTTTGCTCAGCTGCTGGAAAATATGCACCGTATAGAG CTGCCCGCTCAGATGGGCTCACTGCTGGGCTCCAGTCTGGCACTGCAGTACCTGGACTGCGTACAGGATGAGTCTGCCCTCCTACGCCTCAACTTCTGGCTAGGCTACGCTCTCCACGAAG AATTTTTGTTCTGCAGCGATGGAGGAGCCTCTCATAATTCAGAAGAAGTTCTGCAGTTTTTGAACACGTTGCTGTCCACGCAGCACTTCCTCCAG GAGGGGTTTTCCAGTTCAGAGGCTTTTCTCTACAAATTCCTCAACGTTTGGGACGGCTCCCTCTTCCGCCCACAGATCCTCGGCCTGCTGAGCAACATACCGGTTGTCCCCAGTTCCC AAATCGGGCGTCTTTTGTTTGAGCCCCTCATGCAGCTCTTCTTCACATCCTCAATGTTTTTCAAG tgtggtCTGATGGAGTGTCTAAACAATATGCTGTTAAAGTGGCTGACCTGGCACTCAGTGTATGCTCTGGAAAACGACTTGGACATCAGCCTCAACAGCCACACCTCCAT aaacatgactctgtcAGGGTTCAAGGATTCAGTGTTGGAGCTGGTTCACTTCGTGGGTCGGCTGGCCTCTGTGGGCCTTCAGCTTGAAGGCTGTAACTCTCTACTCCTGAGCTTCATCCTGGACTTCTACGACACG GTGTGTGACATGTTTCTGAAGTATGGGCTGCCCCTCGTGGTGATGCCTCCGCCTGGAGTTTTTTACCCAGCCCTCTTCGCCACTGACCCTGTTAGCGTGGACAGACTGGCCTACATCATGTACAG gtaCAAGGTGAACTTGACATCAGCCAAGAGTCAAGAAAAGCTCACAGag CAGGCCTTTCACATCAGCCGCCAGACGTTCCGAGAGTTCAACCACTACGTCGTCGTCATGGTCAACTGCCTGTGGAACTCCAAATTGTTTCAACCGGGCATGGATGTACAGCtgggagaggagctgctgctcaaGAGCAACGTACCACAGTACTGGACGAGTTTCGACCTCATTCACCACCCCGCCTTCATGAGCTACGCCGTCGACTTTCACCAGAAG TGTTGGCCAGGGAGAAAGGACATGGACCTCAATTCAATTAAG CATTCCAAACCGTGGAGTTGGTACCTGGAGTATTTGTTTACTCAGGGTTATGACGGCCTTAAACAGTTTGTTCAGAGCAACATCAGCCGGCAGCTGACGACAAGCGACGGGCAGGACGGCAGCCTGTCCACGCAGCAGAGGTAG